The Ciconia boyciana chromosome 4, ASM3463844v1, whole genome shotgun sequence DNA window agctggggggcacggggtgAACTGCTTAGCCAGGTAGGTGCACGCCAGCACCCCAAAGgagcctctgctccagcaaagcACCCCAAcatcttcccctgctcccaacGCCCCGCTCTGCACCCAGCCAACCCCTGCACCCATCCAGAGACCCTCTGGGCACACCAGCATCTGGGTGATCCAAAATTCAAGCCCTGCTTGCAGGACCCCATGGAGGGGGATGACCCCAGGTGCCTTTTTGCACCTCAGCCTGAgttcatccatccatccatccatccattccCCACTTTGGCCCTCCTGGGGGCCAATTTCCAGCCTTGCTGACCCCCTCCTTcacctgctccctctccccaggcccTTCATTACAATGGATCTTATAGTAAAGACATCAGATTGAAGGAAGGACTTGCTGGCCAGGCAGTGGCTAAAAGTTATTGGATTTCCCGGACGCAATTACACAGGCCAAGCAGCCCTTCTATTTACCTGTGTAGACaattccatttatttctatTGACATGTTGATACTGCTAATGCCGTTAGTGGACAGGTTCAATGCGGTCTCCTGTCTGTCATCTGGGGAAAGGAAATACCAATACGAGTGTTAAGAGAAACAGAACCAAGAACCTGCCcaagagagagaagcagggcCCCGGCCTCTCTGGGCAGCTCCCTCCTGGGGTGCCAAGGGATGGGGTGACCCAAGCTGGGGAGGTGCATCCTGCTACCTCGGTTGGAGATCTTGACGTTCATGGGGAACTGGGAGGCCATGGCCAGGAGGTTGTGCTGCAGCGCATGTTGCACCAGCCGCTGCTGCTCCTCCGCCATCAGGGCCACCTTCTTCTCTGGGGGttctcctgcctccagcttcTCCCACAGCTGCTCCGGCACTGCCGCCTGCGAGGTGGCTGCTGCTTGGGCTGCTGCGTGGTGGTGGCTGGACAGTCCCAACGGGATAGCAATGCTCCCTGGCACCAGTGCCGCCAGCACGCTGTCCTCTGCAACAACTGGAAGAGCTCAGTGGGTCCCCCTGTTGCCACCCCATCTCGCAATCCCCAGCCGGTGACACCTCCATCCCAGTAGCAAGGGTGGGCCACCACCCCCAGCATCTGGGCTTGATCCTTCTCCAAAGTCAGGAGAAATAAAGCTTTCTCAGTCCCAGAGAGGGACTAAATGTACAAAATTGTTCCTTTGTTCCCCAAGCAAAAAGGGCAAGAGCAGCTGGGGAACATCCCTGCTGCCAGAGTGGTGCCCATCCCTGGGGGAGACGTCCACTGCAGGGCAGCCGTGGTCCTCACCCACCTTTCTTAACGGCATGCACTTGGCTGAGCTGGCCGCAGCTGTGCATGGAGATGCTGAGAGCTGGCAAAGGCATTTTGGGGGAGCCCAGCAGGGTTGGGGTGCTAGCCGGCAAGTAGTTGAAGAGCGCCGTGCCGAAAGTCTGCCTCCGTCCCTCCCGCCGGTTGCTGTCAATGGCGGCTTGGAGCTCCCTGGGAGAGCTGAGTGCCTGCTTCTCACATTCGTAGGGGTACAGGTACTTCATGTATCTGCACGGGGAGAGAGCCAGGATGAGACCCAGCATCATGTGCCTCCCAGCCAGCCCCGTGCTGGGGACCGGGGTGGGGATGGCATCTGGGAAGGGGCAGAGCCCTCCATTCCCCTTTGGGGCACCCTATGCTGCACCCCAGTGGGGGCTCTGGGACATCTGAGCCAGCAGGTGCCCCAGGGTGTGTGACCCCCACCCACCACCACTGCCAGGCTCTCACTGCGTGCGGAGAGTGAAGGCAGCGCTGGTGATGGAGGTAGGTAGGTTGAGGCCCTTGGTGATCTCCCGCCAGATCTTCTTGTTGATGACTTCGACCAGGCCACCCTTGTCCGTCACCAGCTGGTAGAGCGTGTACAGGTCCAGCACTTGCTTGGCCATGATGGGGATGCGGTTCACGGGCGTCCCTTCCAGCCACGcgcaggagagagaaaaggatgcAGGGTGAGTCCACAGGGACCCTCACTCCCCAGGGACACGGCCCCCACCTTGTCCCCACCACCACTGCAGGTACCAGCTGCCCCCTGAGGAGAGACCCATCTCTCCATGCCTGGGTGAGCACCCATGGGCAcagggggtgcaggcaggaccCCAGGGTGCCTGGGAGAGCGGTGCTGTGCCTGCAAGCAGGGCAGACCCCGGCATGCTGGCACGGGGTTCCCATCAATGGAGCTATCGGTGGGGCAGGGGTCCAGGTACGCTCTCAGCTGGGATGTGGAGGCTTGGCAGGCCAGGCAAAGGGCCTCCTCCAGAGCCCCTTAGAGAGGGTCTCCCCCCCAACTCTTAGAGCTCCCTATAGAGAATCTTCCCCCAAAATCTCTCAGAGCATCCTAGAAGGACTCTCTCCGTTACCCCCTTTCAGAGCCCCATAAAGAGAGACCACCCCCTAAAGTTTATAGAGGGACTCACCCTATAACCATCTCTGAAGAGGGACTCCTCCCATAACCCTTCTGGAGGGACTCACCCCATAACCTCCCCATGGAGAAGTTCTCTCTCTTAAAAATTCCCCTCAGAGCCCCATAGAGAGGGACTCCCCCATGAGTCCCCAGAGAGACTCCCCACCCCACAGatctccccagcagccccccgaCTTCTTAAAGGCCTTTGACACCTCCTCCCAAGAGACCTGACCCCAAATTCCCTTCAAGTGCCCCCAATAGAGACCCTGACCCCTGGCCCCCCAGCATCACCCCCCACACCAAGGCCATGGGGCAAGGGGACATGGTGTCATAAGGGCTCTGCAAGCCCAGCGTGGACCAGCATGGTCCCCACAGCCACTGGGTCCTTCTACAACCCCCTCCCCACtttcccagcacccccaaataGCCCAACAGCCTTGCTCTACCCCACAGCACCTCGGGGCAATGGTCCAATCAgcggctgggggctgcagcagagcagaggagggacaagcatcccatcccatcccat harbors:
- the LOC140651438 gene encoding LOW QUALITY PROTEIN: AT-rich interactive domain-containing protein 3A-like (The sequence of the model RefSeq protein was modified relative to this genomic sequence to represent the inferred CDS: inserted 2 bases in 1 codon), which translates into the protein MESLQRQQAARLARGPDGAPRWPPAEPGPGPLPAAARRRPAPGPRPPPAAAGEEEEEGEPRDXPVPPHHEWTYEEQFKQLYELDEDPKRKEFLDDLFGFMQKRGTPVNRIPIMAKQVLDLYTLYQLVTDKGGLVEVINKKIWREITKGLNLPTSITSAAFTLRTQYMKYLYPYECEKQALSSPRELQAAIDSNRREGRRQTFGTALFNYLPASTPTLLGSPKMPLPALSISMHSCGQLSQVHAVKKEDSVLAALVPGSIAIPLGLSSHHHAAAQAAATSQAAVPEQLWEKLEAGEPPEKKVALMAEEQQRLVQHALQHNLLAMASQFPMNVKISNRDDRQETALNLSTNGISSINMSIEINGIVYTGILFACQPPASPAPSGKSTQSRPNPMPALNPLLPAPSHSHTPTSALL